ACTGTTTCACCAGATATCTGTCAAAATTGCAATAATTCATTGATCATATTTTCTCCTTCAAAACCATCTATAAACTTTTCCATGGCCAAGggatcattataaataaaacactaaACATCAGTCCTGTTGCCATTTAAGTTATATTCTAATGCATTGGTGGTAATGAAAGAACCATAACACTAATTCCCAGAAATAAATAAACCAACTGATTAAAGTAACTGCAcagaaaaatgaacaaaatgattaaaaattgttaaagaagTTGCTGATGTGGAAGGACAAATACCTCGAGAGGCATGAGAGCTTTTGGAATGATCCTGTACGTGGAGTGAAGGTAAAATGTgaagaagaaacaaacaaaTGATGAGACAATGTGATCAATTATCAGTGACActaaaaagtaattttcttttttctttatgcaCATACCCCAGGACATGGCAGCCTCCATCATAGACTCTCTGAGATATTAAGCCCATCAGCCCAACACTGCCACCACCATACACCAAGTCTAAGTTCCTCTTTACCTGTAATTCACACCgtaagataaaaatgaaaaaacataaagaaaatgatgatgaagaatTCTTCACTCTGCGTGTGCAGGCCACAGAATGCATTCATACAAAATTGTTAAACCTACCAGAAAAAAGAAAGACTCAGCccacaaaaaaataaagagcGTTCTTTCACAGACATAACAAATTCATCACCAAGTATCATCATAGAAAACAAGAGCTTCTTTACGTACAGCACCAGTTATGCAGAACAgaatacataaaaaatgaacaaaGCAACACAGAGGAGGTGCTCTGAGACCAGATAAAATCCTTTTTTATCGACAAATGTTTAtagacaaagaaaataatatgcAAGATAGTGAAGAATGATGCAAAAGAAAACCACGAACCAGTTCATTGCCCAATTGAATCGCAGCGTCGCTGAAGATTTGCCGGTTGCCAGAGTTGCTGCCACAGAAGACACACACGGTCTTGAACTTGCTTCTGGGGTACCCTTCCTCCATTCAAAATCGATGCTTTCTTTGCAGGTTTTCAATTCAAAGCAAAACCATTCATTGgaagaacaaagaaaagaaaataaaagaaaaagggcAAGCCTTAACGCGGATCAAGATTATGTGTTGTGCTTTACTACTTTAATACCTTTATGAGTAATGAAGAAAAGCCAGAAACTTTCTTTGAAGGGGTGATCCTAAATAGACAAATAGAGCCTGTAAGAGAAATCGATGAGACGGGGACTCATTTTTGGTGAGAAAAGACGCCCACCCCACAACATGCTCTTATTTCTTTTCCAATCCTACGTCTTTTTGTCGGCTTTGTAAACTTTAATACACAGTATTACTATTAATTGACACTGGGATAATACCCAATTTTAGGGTTCCATTAATTAACCCACATACTTAATTCCAATCATGTACTAATACTCCTACATCACCATCCTTTTAGTTTCATTGGTGCAAGTATCTTCTCCTAAAAGGAGCTAAAATTGACTCGTCTGAAAGAATTAAGATTAACGTCTCTCCTACGTGCAATCATCTTCCACACacgtaataatatattattgtcaAATAAGATTCCATGgataatgatattaaaaaaagcAGTCGAATTTTCACTGAAATGATAGGGAAAAAGGGGGTGAAATGATCCTTGATGAGGTGCAAACATTTCTATAGTGGTCAACTATACTGTTTGTTCAAGAATTCTTTTAGtaagttaaaaagttttaacAGTGACAAGTTGTCTTTAATTAATCGTTCCTCACagtgaaataaatttttgagAATTCTGTTTCTCtacaaaaattgaattttcttGCTTTACTGTAAAAAGGTGAATTTTTGTTGGGATGTGGTTATGTTTTACCTGGACAGGTTTGTGACAAAGAAAAGGGTAAGATGAGACATTGGAAGTTTAGAACATCCAAGTAAGATTTTCCAAAACACAAGGGTCAAATCAAATtagtaaagataaaaaatatatatatcagaaAGGGCAAAAAAAAGTGTACAAACATCTATGATTCTTTTGTGAGAAAACATTTACTATCGTTGGTGAGGTATCGAATAAATTTAATCTTCTCGTATGTTAGCTATTCCAAACTCCAAAGAGATGACTTTTAGGTTATTTATGGACCACAAATAAGActtggttttatttttgttactaACAAGAAGAATGCTGAATTTTGCTAGTTACGTGATTTGGATGGCTTAAGGCATTTAGAAGAATTGGTTAAGGAATTGAAAATGTGTGTGTGACCCTACCATTGAAAACAATAAATAGGTTTATTGAATTGGTTGGTGATGAGAGTGGAGGAGCGTGTGGGTGTGACATGAGAATATGTGATGGAGCAGTAGCACTACAAAAGGGTGAAGAAGAGGAAACATCCAAAAATGAATTGCTAGACCCTTTTTGACACTTCCCAAAACATATTATTCTTCGTTATGAACCCAGGCGAGTGGCTTACAACAACCAGactaaaaaaaatgaggaaGTCGTTGTTGCAGCACCGTTGATAGTGAGGCCCACCATGAGCGCGAACATGACGAAGACTCCATGATTTCCAAGGCGGAGACCAGCACCACAAAATGTCGTCGACTAGAAGCGGCACCGGTAAGATCTTCTGGCAATTGGAGCTGTCGCTGTTGTGGATGTAAGCGGAGGAACCCATGACGGCCACGtctagaagcaagaaaaaacTCCTAAACCCCAATTCCAGTGGTAAACATCAACCACAGTTTTAAGTGTGGTGAACGCACTTCCAAGTGCGACTATCATGAACTGCATCTCCAACTCCAACAGTTTCTTAACCATACTTTCGAGTGCGGCAAGGTAAGAGCTCACCACAGGAGCACTCCGAGAAGAGAGGGCACTCCAAgaaaagaggagaaagaaatGAGGTGTAGGGATGGAAATATGAAATGCAATAAATAGTGACAGaggggaaagaaaaagaaaggggtGCAGGGTTTGGGAAAGAGATACAGAAGAGGAAGGGGTTGGTGCTTTTTCTAATTGTTAAATgagtcaaataaaaaaacatttaaaagatTACAGGAACACAGTTTGGAAATATCAAAGAATAAGGAGGTGCGGATGAGATAGATCAGGTATAGGAAGAATTACTCATTTTCTAACCATACTTTTTATCCACCCAtactttttttatgaatagaaatataatgtttaattgagttttaagtttgtgataaatttagatatatatttttattaaaatattgatttattaaaaatttaaaaaat
This Vigna angularis cultivar LongXiaoDou No.4 chromosome 4, ASM1680809v1, whole genome shotgun sequence DNA region includes the following protein-coding sequences:
- the LOC108330617 gene encoding cytokinin riboside 5'-monophosphate phosphoribohydrolase LOG8 isoform X3, encoding MEEGYPRSKFKTVCVFCGSNSGNRQIFSDAAIQLGNELVKRNLDLVYGGGSVGLMGLISQRVYDGGCHVLGIIPKALMPLEISGETVGEVRIVSDMHERKAAMAQEADAFVALPGGYGTMEELLEMITWAQLGIHKKPHYSPSHEHVAPHESWQMKQLGDYPDAE